The genomic stretch ATAATAAGTTTGTTATCAAATGACTTTTTTGCGTTAGCAAGTCTAATGATTGAGTTAGTATTTTTATTAAGCATCAATAAACCTAAATGATAAGAGATTCATCTCATTGAGTAAGATGAACAATTTGCGTGAATTCTAATGCTATAACTCACAAAAATGAAGTATAAATTTGCACATTAATCAAAATAATGGATCTAAAACATATCCAGGTCATTTTTAAAACTTGAAAAGCAATAAAGTCGGAATATGTGCTCTAATTTATGACGTATATTAGGTATACTCAGCGAGATATAAATTTTGGTTTTAGTTAGCCGTTTAGTTTTAATTAAGGATCCGTTCATGTTCAATAACCATTTCATTAAAGTGGTGCTTCTTTCAAGTCTACTTGTCCCTTCTCTAAGCGCCCAAGAATTAGTCGTTGGTTATGATGGCTTTTATAACAGAATAAAAAGCAGTAAAAAAGAACAGTACGATAATACAAAAATGGGTGTTTTTCTTAATAATAGTCAGACAGGTAAGCATTGCCAGATTGAAAATGCATTTATTAATTTTGAAGGTGCTATTACTGATGTTGAAATTGGTAAAGATTCAGAGCTACTCTTACCTTTTAATAAGCAATTGCGTGATGATAAAGCTAAATTACATGTGAATGTTACCGACATAGCA from Moritella marina ATCC 15381 encodes the following:
- a CDS encoding DUF2987 domain-containing protein, with the translated sequence MFNNHFIKVVLLSSLLVPSLSAQELVVGYDGFYNRIKSSKKEQYDNTKMGVFLNNSQTGKHCQIENAFINFEGAITDVEIGKDSELLLPFNKQLRDDKAKLHVNVTDIASCDLALQIMASENNSTEYSSLALVKQIEEFDLFLGNMAGYFGRMNLPTTIGVQFIFDESVEAYTMSGDLFKSGEQISLSQDEIIRDKIAGIKFSKQPLRIIPLTEI